A window of Campylobacter ureolyticus contains these coding sequences:
- a CDS encoding DUF2130 domain-containing protein — protein MVNNLVKCPKCGSEFPINESIKEELRKEYNLKFIAIKNELEKEKLNLKQKEAKFNENLQNALNLELQKEKINLKNALKNELEKENLQKFESLNKELLDKSAKISELNKQTAEIEALKRKNLELESEYKVKMQAALNEKIKDEKEKISKQLNDENELKFKEFEKQKDDLIKQINELKRKSELTSQQLQGEVMELAIEEFLSAKFPLDEIMEVPKGKNGADCEHIVKNKFGIKCGKIIYESKRTKNFGSDWIAKLKDDMLQSGADIGVLVTQTMPKEFDRMGLMDGIWVCSFDEFKGLCAVLRESIIKISSAKVNSQNTDLKMGLLYKYLTSNKFKMQVEMVVESFNNMQNSLIKEQNAMKKIWKEREIAIEKARDSAIDMFGEIKGIAGESVASVESLEIDNILELKDE, from the coding sequence ATGGTAAATAACCTAGTAAAATGTCCAAAATGTGGCAGTGAGTTTCCAATAAATGAAAGCATAAAAGAAGAGTTAAGAAAAGAGTATAACTTAAAATTTATAGCAATTAAAAATGAGCTAGAAAAAGAGAAATTAAATTTAAAACAAAAAGAGGCAAAATTTAATGAGAATTTACAAAATGCTCTTAATTTAGAACTTCAAAAGGAAAAAATAAATTTAAAAAATGCTTTAAAAAATGAACTTGAAAAAGAAAATTTGCAAAAATTCGAATCATTAAATAAAGAGCTTTTAGATAAATCAGCTAAAATTTCAGAGCTTAATAAACAAACTGCCGAGATTGAAGCACTAAAGCGCAAAAATTTAGAGCTTGAATCAGAATATAAAGTTAAAATGCAAGCAGCCTTAAATGAAAAAATAAAAGATGAAAAAGAAAAAATTTCAAAACAATTAAATGATGAAAATGAACTCAAATTTAAGGAATTTGAAAAGCAAAAAGATGACTTAATAAAACAAATTAATGAGTTAAAAAGAAAAAGTGAACTTACTTCACAGCAACTCCAAGGTGAGGTTATGGAACTTGCTATTGAGGAGTTTTTAAGTGCGAAATTTCCACTTGATGAGATTATGGAAGTTCCAAAAGGTAAAAATGGTGCTGATTGTGAACATATCGTAAAAAATAAATTTGGCATTAAGTGCGGAAAAATAATTTATGAAAGCAAAAGAACTAAAAATTTTGGTTCTGATTGGATAGCAAAACTAAAAGATGATATGCTTCAAAGTGGTGCAGATATCGGGGTTTTAGTAACTCAAACTATGCCAAAAGAATTTGATAGAATGGGACTAATGGATGGCATTTGGGTTTGTAGTTTTGACGAGTTTAAAGGACTTTGCGCAGTGCTTAGAGAAAGCATCATAAAAATATCAAGTGCAAAAGTAAATTCTCAAAATACTGATTTAAAAATGGGGCTTTTATATAAGTATCTAACTTCAAATAAATTTAAAATGCAAGTTGAAATGGTTGTTGAAAGTTTTAATAATATGCAAAATAGCCTAATAAAAGAGCAAAATGCGATGAAAAAGATCTGGAAAGAAAGAGAAATTGCTATAGAAAAAGCAAGAGATAGCGCTATTGATATGTTTGGTGAGATAAAAGGCATTGCCGGTGAAAGTGTGGCAAGTGTTGAGAGCTTGGAGATTGACAATATATTAGAATTAAAAGATGAATGA
- a CDS encoding amino acid ABC transporter permease: MKKENILKFLFFIIVIIVAVYYTYPKDLSQAQKLSYITSYWVTIKLTVGGIFIGIVLGFILAFLKFLNIKVLNFIIDEYIDLIRGTPILIQLMVFAFIVFAAWSNSLYAAIIALGLNSSAYVAEIVRSGINSVDKGQMEAARAMGLSYGVSMRKVVFPQAIKNILPALANEFISLFKETSVVGMIGIFDLTMFSQSLQATLFTAQPILFAAVIYYASVKFFTLLAKILETRLNKND, from the coding sequence TTGAAAAAAGAAAATATCTTAAAATTTTTATTTTTTATAATAGTTATCATAGTAGCAGTTTATTATACATATCCAAAGGATTTAAGTCAGGCACAAAAACTATCTTATATAACAAGCTATTGGGTAACGATTAAACTTACTGTTGGTGGTATTTTTATAGGTATAGTTTTAGGTTTTATTTTGGCATTTTTAAAATTTTTAAATATAAAAGTTTTAAATTTTATTATTGATGAATATATTGATTTAATACGTGGAACGCCGATACTAATACAACTTATGGTTTTTGCTTTTATAGTTTTTGCAGCTTGGTCAAATAGTCTTTATGCAGCAATAATTGCTCTTGGTCTAAACAGTTCTGCTTATGTTGCTGAAATAGTAAGATCTGGTATAAATAGCGTAGATAAAGGACAAATGGAAGCAGCAAGAGCTATGGGACTTAGCTATGGAGTTTCGATGAGAAAAGTAGTTTTTCCACAAGCTATAAAAAATATTTTACCAGCTCTTGCAAATGAGTTTATATCACTTTTTAAAGAAACTTCGGTTGTTGGAATGATAGGCATATTTGACTTAACAATGTTTTCACAAAGTCTTCAAGCTACACTTTTTACAGCTCAACCTATACTTTTTGCAGCAGTTATTTACTATGCGAGTGTGAAATTTTTTACTCTTTTAGCAAAAATACTTGAAACAAGGCTTAACAAAAATGACTGA
- a CDS encoding thiamine phosphate synthase — MKNQLYTLTDDFYTPDSTIFTQVLEMLESGIKLIQYRSKKENKDEKIVGNLVSLCEDFNAFLIINDDLNLAKKVKAHGVHLGMDDASLNVAKEFLGKNKIYGISCYGDVNLALKAQNEGATYAAFGAVFNSTTKKEAQICDIDNIDFSKLNIKTCLIGGINASNLDKILYKKADYLAIVSAAYKPNSITKNLANLKLIINKNKEKNDNI, encoded by the coding sequence ATGAAAAATCAACTTTATACATTAACTGATGACTTTTATACCCCGGATAGCACTATTTTTACCCAAGTTTTAGAAATGCTAGAATCAGGAATTAAACTTATACAATACAGAAGTAAAAAAGAAAATAAAGATGAAAAAATTGTTGGGAATTTAGTCTCTTTATGTGAAGACTTTAATGCATTTTTAATAATAAATGATGATTTAAATTTAGCCAAAAAAGTAAAAGCTCACGGTGTTCATTTAGGAATGGATGATGCAAGTTTAAATGTTGCAAAAGAATTTTTAGGAAAAAACAAAATTTATGGAATAAGTTGTTATGGAGATGTTAATTTAGCTTTAAAAGCTCAAAATGAAGGTGCAACTTACGCAGCTTTTGGAGCTGTTTTTAATTCTACCACAAAAAAAGAGGCTCAAATTTGCGATATAGACAATATTGATTTTTCAAAATTAAACATTAAAACTTGTTTGATAGGTGGCATAAACGCTTCAAATTTAGATAAAATTTTATATAAAAAAGCTGATTATTTAGCTATTGTAAGTGCGGCTTACAAACCAAACTCAATCACAAAAAACTTAGCAAATTTAAAATTGATAATAAATAAAAATAAGGAAAAAAATGACAATATTTGA
- a CDS encoding Hsp20/alpha crystallin family protein encodes MKVKRYEPFISFSELGDRFFNLPLSSEKSISGFTPSVNTREDDKAYYIEVDLPGVKKEDVSVDLDKNHISISGERKIKNEIKEDDYYKVESVFGKFSRSFSLPDSVDKENIQASFENGVLEILIPKVAPKVAKKIEVK; translated from the coding sequence ATGAAAGTTAAAAGATATGAACCATTTATTAGTTTTTCAGAACTTGGAGATAGATTTTTCAATCTTCCATTAAGTAGTGAAAAAAGTATTTCTGGATTTACTCCATCTGTAAATACAAGAGAAGATGATAAAGCATACTACATAGAAGTTGATCTTCCAGGAGTCAAAAAAGAAGATGTAAGTGTTGATTTGGATAAAAACCATATCTCAATAAGCGGAGAGAGAAAAATTAAAAATGAAATTAAAGAAGATGACTACTACAAAGTAGAAAGCGTTTTTGGTAAGTTTAGTAGAAGTTTTTCACTTCCTGATAGCGTTGATAAAGAAAATATACAAGCATCTTTTGAAAATGGAGTACTTGAAATTTTAATCCCTAAAGTAGCACCAAAAGTTGCTAAAAAAATAGAGGTTAAATAA
- a CDS encoding transporter substrate-binding domain-containing protein: MVKWCENLYLEQKMKKIMSFFMVFFLANFLNAETPEHTKEAKPLATQEQPQAAQPKEQDQENKKVLIVGTNSNYKPFSYIGMSFEPIGFEIDLINAIAQKAGFEYEIKDMNFDKIISSIQDESIDMGLSSISITEERKALVDFSHPYFQTKTVYLKKANNGKIKDKESLNGKIVSAQKETVFEKIASSIEGAQIEPFNTPDIGIMNLKQNKVDAIILDLIVANDYLSKNKDLVKFFEEGDGTEGFGIAFTKSKNEALIAKINEALEELKSDGTYDNLLTKYHLK; encoded by the coding sequence ATGGTAAAATGGTGTGAAAATTTATATTTGGAGCAAAAGATGAAGAAAATAATGAGTTTTTTTATGGTGTTTTTTTTAGCAAACTTTCTTAATGCTGAAACTCCTGAACATACAAAAGAAGCTAAACCTCTAGCAACACAAGAGCAACCACAAGCAGCACAACCAAAAGAACAAGATCAAGAAAACAAAAAAGTGTTAATAGTTGGAACAAATTCAAATTATAAACCTTTTTCATATATTGGTATGAGTTTTGAACCAATTGGTTTTGAAATTGACTTAATAAACGCTATTGCTCAAAAAGCTGGATTTGAATATGAGATAAAAGATATGAATTTTGATAAAATTATCTCATCTATTCAAGATGAAAGTATAGATATGGGCTTATCATCTATTAGTATTACTGAAGAAAGAAAAGCGCTTGTTGATTTTTCACATCCATATTTTCAAACAAAAACTGTCTATTTAAAAAAGGCAAATAATGGCAAAATAAAAGACAAAGAAAGTCTAAATGGAAAAATAGTATCTGCACAAAAAGAAACTGTGTTTGAAAAAATTGCCTCATCGATAGAAGGCGCTCAGATTGAGCCTTTTAACACACCCGATATTGGGATAATGAATTTAAAACAAAACAAAGTAGATGCTATAATTTTAGATTTAATAGTTGCAAACGACTACCTTAGTAAAAATAAAGATTTAGTTAAATTTTTTGAAGAAGGTGATGGAACTGAAGGTTTTGGTATAGCTTTTACAAAAAGCAAAAATGAAGCTTTGATAGCAAAGATAAATGAAGCTTTAGAGGAATTGAAATCTGATGGAACTTATGATAATTTGCTTACAAAATATCATTTAAAATAA
- the petA gene encoding ubiquinol-cytochrome c reductase iron-sulfur subunit, translating into MSIENKKRRDFIGLSFTAVAAVGGLAGLVAMKKTWDPLPSVKAAGFTTVDLSAVVEGELYQTQWRKKPIFILKKSSDMKPDDSRDVVVGDARYTVCIGLCTHLGCIPSFKNNQFICACHGGLFDASGNATFGPPPRGLDIPPFKIEGTTLVLGEVGPEYEKLVGKA; encoded by the coding sequence ATGTCTATTGAAAATAAAAAAAGAAGAGATTTTATAGGACTTTCTTTTACTGCGGTTGCAGCAGTTGGCGGACTTGCCGGACTTGTAGCCATGAAAAAAACTTGGGATCCGCTTCCAAGCGTTAAAGCTGCAGGTTTTACAACAGTTGATTTAAGTGCTGTTGTAGAGGGGGAGCTTTATCAAACCCAGTGGAGAAAAAAACCTATTTTCATACTTAAGAAATCATCTGATATGAAACCTGATGATTCTAGGGATGTTGTAGTTGGAGATGCTAGATATACAGTTTGTATCGGGCTTTGCACACATTTGGGCTGTATTCCAAGCTTTAAAAATAACCAATTTATTTGTGCTTGTCATGGTGGGCTTTTTGATGCCAGTGGAAATGCAACTTTTGGACCACCACCTCGTGGACTTGATATCCCTCCATTTAAGATAGAAGGAACAACTTTAGTTTTGGGCGAAGTTGGGCCTGAGTATGAAAAACTTGTTGGTAAAGCATAA
- the putP gene encoding sodium/proline symporter PutP, which translates to MDFSTYLAIGLYFVILLFIGKISYNKNAGLNEYLLDNRSLGPFVTALSAGASDMSGWMLLGLPGAIFLSGLCNIWIAIGLTIGAWCNYKFLAKRLRVYTEVADDSVTIPDFLENRFKDKTKVLRIVSGLVILVFYTLYVSSGVIAGGKTFASFFGLPFALGAILTTLIVVFYTFFGGFKAVCLTDAFQGALMFLVLIIIPLGAYFALDLNNTSFFKEVLRYGNIASSQHLNPFSNQTFLGILGLLAWGLGYFGQPHIIVRFMAIRSSKELDQARNIGISWMALGLLGAVCSGLIGFVYFNQQGINLKDAETVFLELGKTLFHPFFVGIIITAVLAAIMSTMSSQLLVTASSVTKDFIFAFYKKDVSAKTQTLISRISVVFIAVISTFLAFVYKNTVLGVVGNAWAGFGASFGAVLLFSLYSKKMTALSALLGMVSGGGIVILWIVFNLSSVVYEILPGFFVSSLVIILVNKYSEVLGKMTDEPKQSAIFAEFEKMKKRSDDGK; encoded by the coding sequence ATGGATTTTAGTACATATTTAGCTATTGGGCTTTATTTTGTGATTTTGCTTTTTATAGGGAAAATTTCTTATAATAAAAATGCTGGATTAAACGAATATTTATTAGATAATAGAAGCCTTGGTCCTTTTGTTACAGCTTTAAGTGCTGGGGCAAGCGATATGAGTGGATGGATGCTTTTAGGGCTTCCTGGAGCGATTTTTTTAAGTGGACTTTGCAATATTTGGATAGCTATTGGACTTACAATCGGGGCTTGGTGTAATTATAAATTCTTAGCAAAAAGACTTAGAGTTTATACAGAAGTAGCCGATGATAGTGTAACAATACCTGATTTTTTAGAAAATAGATTTAAAGATAAAACAAAAGTTTTAAGAATTGTCTCAGGACTTGTTATTTTAGTTTTTTATACACTTTATGTAAGCAGTGGGGTAATTGCAGGCGGAAAAACATTTGCTAGTTTTTTTGGGCTTCCTTTTGCACTTGGAGCAATTTTAACAACTTTAATTGTTGTGTTTTATACATTTTTTGGTGGTTTTAAAGCTGTTTGTTTAACAGATGCTTTTCAAGGTGCGCTTATGTTTTTGGTGCTTATCATAATTCCTCTTGGAGCATATTTTGCACTTGATTTAAATAATACAAGTTTTTTTAAAGAAGTTTTAAGATATGGAAATATCGCTTCTAGTCAACATTTAAATCCATTTTCAAATCAGACATTTTTAGGTATTTTGGGACTTCTTGCTTGGGGGCTTGGATATTTTGGACAACCTCATATAATAGTTAGATTTATGGCTATAAGAAGTTCAAAAGAGCTTGATCAAGCTAGAAATATAGGAATTTCATGGATGGCTTTGGGGCTTTTGGGTGCTGTTTGCAGTGGGCTTATTGGTTTTGTTTATTTTAATCAGCAAGGAATTAACCTAAAAGATGCTGAAACTGTATTTTTAGAACTTGGCAAGACACTATTTCATCCATTTTTTGTAGGAATTATTATAACTGCTGTTTTGGCTGCTATAATGAGTACTATGTCAAGTCAACTTTTAGTTACAGCAAGTTCAGTTACAAAGGATTTTATTTTTGCTTTTTATAAAAAAGATGTAAGTGCAAAAACCCAAACACTAATAAGTAGAATTTCAGTTGTATTTATAGCTGTAATTTCAACATTTTTAGCTTTCGTTTATAAAAATACTGTTTTAGGTGTTGTAGGAAATGCTTGGGCTGGATTTGGCGCTAGTTTTGGTGCAGTGCTTTTGTTTAGCTTATATTCAAAAAAAATGACCGCACTCTCAGCACTTCTTGGAATGGTAAGTGGTGGTGGAATAGTTATTTTATGGATAGTTTTTAATCTATCAAGTGTGGTTTATGAAATACTTCCTGGCTTTTTTGTTTCAAGTCTTGTAATAATTTTAGTAAATAAATATAGTGAAGTTTTAGGAAAAATGACGGATGAGCCAAAACAAAGTGCTATTTTTGCAGAGTTTGAAAAAATGAAAAAAAGAAGTGATGATGGTAAATAA
- a CDS encoding undecaprenyl-diphosphate phosphatase: MTIFDTIILGIVEGLTEFLPVSSTGHLILTSHLLNLEQTDTLKCFEVVIQLGSILAVVFMFFKRLKQDINLWIKLIIGFIPTALIGFLLYSSIKGLFSPKITAYMLIIWGIIFIIVELFRKKNPPKNEIQKLEDITYKQAFIIGLSQCFAMIPGTSRSGATIIIGLLSGLSRKTAASFSFLLAIPTMFAATFYDTYKNLNIFKENLSQIWLFLIGGFVAFVVALLAINLFLKFVSKFDYIPFGVYRIIIGIVFLFFVL, encoded by the coding sequence ATGACAATATTTGATACCATAATTTTAGGCATAGTTGAGGGACTAACCGAATTTTTACCAGTTAGTTCAACAGGACATTTAATACTAACTTCGCATTTGTTGAATTTAGAACAGACAGATACTTTAAAATGCTTTGAAGTAGTAATCCAGCTTGGCTCAATTTTAGCAGTTGTTTTTATGTTTTTTAAAAGACTTAAACAAGATATAAATTTATGGATAAAACTTATAATTGGCTTTATTCCAACAGCATTGATAGGTTTTTTACTATACTCATCAATAAAAGGACTTTTTAGTCCAAAAATTACTGCTTATATGCTTATAATTTGGGGTATTATTTTTATTATAGTTGAACTTTTTCGTAAAAAAAATCCTCCTAAAAATGAAATTCAAAAACTTGAAGATATAACTTACAAGCAAGCATTTATAATAGGTCTTTCACAATGTTTTGCAATGATTCCTGGAACTTCTAGAAGTGGTGCAACTATCATAATTGGACTTTTAAGCGGACTTAGCAGAAAAACAGCAGCAAGTTTTAGTTTTTTACTTGCAATTCCAACAATGTTTGCAGCAACTTTTTATGATACTTATAAAAATTTAAATATTTTTAAAGAAAATTTATCCCAAATTTGGCTATTTTTAATAGGTGGTTTTGTAGCATTTGTTGTTGCACTTTTGGCAATAAATTTATTTTTGAAATTTGTAAGCAAATTTGATTATATTCCTTTTGGAGTTTATAGAATTATTATTGGAATTGTATTTTTATTTTTTGTGCTTTAA
- a CDS encoding amino acid ABC transporter ATP-binding protein, whose product MIKIKNLYKNYGKLKVLDGISTEIKKGEVVAIIGPSGGGKSTFLRCINRLEEPSSGEIYIKDQNILDKNADINKIRQKVSMVFQHFNLFSNKTVLENLTLAPINAGIYNEKKAEEIGLNLLEKVGLKDKANEYPHKLSGGQKQRVAIARSLAINPDIILFDEPTSALDPEMVGEVLAIMKDVAKQGITMLVVTHEMGFAKNVASRVFFIDKGKIAVDKKPSEFFTNPENKRLEDFLNKVLNH is encoded by the coding sequence TTGATAAAAATTAAAAATTTGTATAAAAATTATGGAAAATTAAAGGTTTTAGATGGTATTTCTACTGAGATAAAAAAAGGTGAAGTTGTCGCTATAATTGGACCAAGTGGTGGTGGTAAAAGCACATTTTTAAGATGTATTAACCGCCTTGAAGAACCAAGTAGTGGTGAAATTTACATAAAAGATCAAAATATTTTAGATAAAAATGCAGACATTAATAAAATTCGCCAAAAAGTTAGTATGGTTTTTCAACATTTTAATCTTTTTTCCAATAAAACTGTTCTTGAAAACTTAACTTTAGCTCCAATTAATGCAGGAATTTATAATGAAAAAAAAGCAGAAGAAATTGGGCTAAATTTACTAGAAAAAGTTGGACTTAAAGACAAGGCAAATGAATATCCACACAAACTAAGCGGTGGTCAAAAACAACGCGTTGCAATAGCAAGAAGTCTAGCGATAAACCCTGATATTATTTTATTTGATGAACCAACTTCTGCACTTGATCCGGAGATGGTTGGTGAGGTTTTGGCCATCATGAAAGATGTAGCAAAACAAGGCATTACAATGCTTGTTGTAACACACGAAATGGGTTTTGCAAAAAATGTCGCAAGCAGAGTGTTTTTTATAGATAAAGGAAAGATTGCAGTTGATAAAAAACCAAGTGAGTTTTTTACAAATCCAGAAAATAAAAGGCTTGAAGACTTTTTAAATAAAGTTTTAAATCATTAA
- a CDS encoding basic amino acid ABC transporter substrate-binding protein, whose product MKKFLKILLVVLACLNLANAKSLKVGTNASFPPFEFIDKNSQIVGFDMDLLDAISKKIGFEYEIINMGFDGLIPALKSGKIDMIAAGMSATEQRRKAADFTKPYYSTENVFLKKADNDSIKSKEDIKGKIVSTQLGTVQEIAMRELKDIKVSTMKDPFNVIMALKNGKVDVAVFDSSVAYGYLKENPDLVAFHTEPDGSDGFSFAFNKGKQDELINKFNNAIEELKADGTYDKILVKYDLK is encoded by the coding sequence ATGAAAAAATTTTTAAAAATTTTATTAGTCGTGTTAGCATGTTTGAATTTGGCAAATGCTAAGAGTTTAAAAGTTGGAACAAATGCAAGTTTTCCTCCATTTGAATTTATTGATAAAAACTCACAAATTGTTGGTTTTGATATGGACTTACTAGATGCAATTAGTAAAAAAATAGGTTTTGAATATGAGATAATAAACATGGGTTTTGATGGGCTAATACCAGCTTTAAAAAGCGGCAAAATAGATATGATAGCAGCTGGAATGAGCGCAACTGAGCAAAGAAGAAAAGCAGCTGATTTTACAAAGCCTTACTATTCAACAGAAAATGTTTTTTTAAAAAAGGCTGATAATGATTCTATAAAGTCAAAAGAAGATATTAAAGGCAAGATTGTCTCAACTCAGCTTGGCACAGTTCAAGAAATAGCTATGAGAGAATTAAAAGATATTAAAGTATCAACTATGAAAGATCCATTTAATGTAATAATGGCTTTAAAAAATGGCAAAGTTGATGTTGCAGTATTTGACTCATCAGTAGCTTATGGATACTTAAAAGAAAATCCTGACTTAGTAGCTTTTCACACAGAACCTGATGGAAGTGATGGTTTTTCATTTGCTTTTAACAAAGGCAAACAAGATGAGCTTATAAATAAATTTAATAATGCTATTGAAGAGCTAAAAGCAGATGGAACTTACGATAAAATTTTAGTAAAATACGATCTTAAATAA
- a CDS encoding aminotransferase class V-fold PLP-dependent enzyme: protein MNINKEDIILKEGVFYFDWTASGLAYRPIENEILRILKTYANTHSEASEHARITSEYYEKAKIGLKNLLELDDKFYLFSCGFGATATIKKFQELMGIYIPPMSREFLKLDIKSLENLPLVLVSPYEHHSNEVSYRAGLCEVKRVPLDEKGEIDFNALTQILSENRGRKIIASFSVASNITGVLTDYKRLYLTIKSFGGIVALDAASVASHMQIDPGFYDALFISPHKLLGGVGSSGILIMKKELCVSDEPTFAAGGTVRYVDRKTQIYKIDKEKLEDAGTPGITELIRSYLAFKLRNDIGLENIEKKELELKEYFLEKILRLEDIILYAKDVKNKLPIFSFNVKGFDPYTFSTLLSQKYNVETRAGCACAGPYGHDLMQMEDGRDFLKDGKPGFVRVSINYTHEKDDIDYLISAIKAVIKLREKVKMTGGKHLC from the coding sequence TTGAATATAAATAAAGAAGATATTATCTTAAAAGAAGGTGTTTTTTATTTTGATTGGACGGCTTCTGGTTTGGCATACAGACCTATAGAAAATGAAATTTTAAGAATTTTAAAAACTTATGCAAATACCCACTCAGAAGCTAGTGAGCACGCAAGAATTACAAGTGAGTATTATGAAAAAGCAAAAATTGGTTTAAAAAATTTATTAGAACTTGATGATAAATTTTATCTTTTTTCATGTGGTTTTGGAGCAACTGCAACAATTAAAAAATTTCAAGAACTTATGGGAATTTACATTCCACCGATGAGTAGGGAGTTTTTAAAACTTGATATTAAAAGTTTAGAAAATCTACCTTTAGTTTTAGTTTCTCCATACGAGCATCACTCAAACGAGGTAAGTTATAGAGCAGGGCTTTGTGAGGTAAAAAGAGTGCCATTAGATGAAAAAGGTGAAATTGATTTTAACGCTTTGACTCAAATTTTATCAGAAAACAGAGGTAGAAAAATAATTGCTTCTTTTAGTGTAGCTTCGAATATCACAGGTGTTTTGACTGATTACAAAAGGCTTTATCTAACTATAAAATCATTTGGCGGGATAGTGGCACTAGATGCAGCAAGCGTGGCATCTCACATGCAAATTGATCCTGGTTTTTATGATGCATTATTTATATCGCCACATAAGCTTTTAGGTGGAGTTGGATCAAGTGGAATTTTAATTATGAAAAAAGAGCTTTGTGTAAGTGATGAGCCGACTTTTGCAGCTGGTGGAACAGTAAGATACGTTGATAGAAAAACTCAAATTTATAAAATAGATAAGGAAAAGCTTGAGGATGCAGGAACACCTGGAATTACAGAGCTAATTAGGAGTTATTTAGCCTTTAAGCTTAGAAATGATATTGGACTTGAAAACATAGAAAAAAAAGAACTTGAATTAAAAGAATATTTTCTAGAAAAAATTTTAAGACTTGAAGATATAATATTATATGCCAAAGATGTTAAAAATAAACTTCCAATATTTTCATTTAATGTAAAGGGTTTTGATCCATATACTTTTTCAACTCTTCTTAGCCAAAAATACAATGTAGAAACTAGAGCAGGATGTGCATGTGCAGGACCTTATGGGCATGATTTAATGCAAATGGAAGATGGAAGAGACTTTTTAAAAGATGGTAAGCCAGGATTTGTAAGAGTTAGTATTAATTATACACATGAAAAAGATGATATTGATTATTTAATAAGTGCGATAAAAGCAGTTATTAAACTAAGAGAAAAAGTTAAAATGACAGGTGGAAAACATCTTTGTTAG
- a CDS encoding sulfite exporter TauE/SafE family protein, with product MIEFLFLGCVVGVCAGMFGIGGGGIMVPIFTMIFLKEGISDAIHLALGSSMCAIIITSLSSFLAHNKNNAIRWDLLKLIVPGIIIGTMLSAFIASFIPAFYLAMVFSLYMFISALRMFFSKSVSKTRRIYKKYIQFIAGLIIGSVSAIVSIGGGSLSVPYIASQGVDIKKAIGTSAAIGFPLAIAGTFGYVVSGWQNTNLSEFIIGYVNLKAVFFTTITSFLFAPLGVKIVHNIKSQNVKKIFGIFLFILSMKMLFEFI from the coding sequence GTGATAGAGTTTTTGTTTTTAGGATGCGTTGTTGGTGTGTGTGCTGGAATGTTTGGCATCGGTGGTGGGGGTATAATGGTTCCCATCTTTACTATGATTTTTTTAAAAGAAGGCATAAGCGATGCAATACATTTGGCTCTTGGTAGTAGCATGTGTGCCATAATAATAACCTCATTATCTAGTTTTTTAGCTCATAATAAAAATAATGCTATTAGGTGGGATTTGCTTAAATTAATTGTTCCTGGAATCATAATAGGAACCATGCTAAGCGCATTTATTGCCTCTTTTATACCAGCTTTTTATCTTGCTATGGTTTTTAGTTTATATATGTTTATTTCAGCTTTAAGAATGTTTTTTTCAAAAAGCGTAAGTAAAACAAGGCGAATTTATAAAAAGTATATTCAATTTATCGCAGGACTTATCATAGGGTCAGTTTCAGCAATAGTATCGATTGGTGGAGGAAGTTTAAGTGTTCCATATATCGCTTCTCAAGGAGTTGATATTAAAAAAGCTATTGGAACATCTGCTGCTATAGGTTTTCCATTAGCTATTGCTGGTACTTTTGGCTATGTCGTAAGTGGCTGGCAAAATACAAATTTAAGTGAGTTTATAATAGGGTATGTAAATTTAAAAGCTGTATTTTTTACTACAATTACCAGCTTTTTATTCGCACCACTTGGAGTTAAAATAGTTCATAATATCAAATCACAAAATGTAAAAAAAATCTTTGGAATATTTTTGTTTATTTTAAGTATGAAAATGCTTTTTGAGTTTATCTAA